AATTGACGGTAATCTGACGATGGGCCAGTGGAACCTATTGAACCTAATAAAGAACTGAGAATTGATCCAATCAAACAGGTATAAAAAAGATTAAACGCATTGAGCGCCCAATTGCTTTCATCTTGTGTCCTGGAATAGCGCAGTAATAATCGCGCAACGACAATAATAAATACCATATTCGATAAGTTTATTATCGCCGACTGCCACCCCCAATGCGTGGTGAAAGCGTCGTAAACCACCATCGCGCTGTAGCAGACAAAATAATACACAGACCGATTGAGGAAGGGATTGCGTACAAACACCGCCGCCAGCACCGCGTTGAGCGGCCAGAACAGCGACAGCTCGTCAATCAGACGAAGTGACGCACCAAAAAAATAGAACAAAGTGGTAATGACAAATATAATAACGGCGTTTAACAAATATTTTTCTGGCGAAAATAACTTAATGTAATTTTGATTAGACATGCTGTTCTGACTCATAATTATGCATGCACTGCGTAAAGAATTTACACATTGATATTCGGGATGTGTGCAAAAAATAAAACCTAGTTTAGCATATTAAATCTGGTACAACCTGCGGCCTACCAGGCTAATGCACAGCATCCGTAATTATTTAAAAAATAGAACGTCCAATCCGTTGTGCCAGAATTTCGAGGGCGGCGGTTCCAGCTAACGAGTTACCCGAGGCATCCAACTCTGGGCACCAAACTGCAATCGACATTTCCTGTGGAACGATGGCGATAATGCCACCCCCTACCCCTGATTTGCCCGGCATTCCTACCCGATACGCAAACTCTCCGGCACCATCGTACATCCCGCTGGTGACCATCAGCGCGTTGATTTGTCTGGCTTGTTGAGCCGTGATTATTGGCGCATCAAGGTGCAATGCGCGCCCCTGATTGGCCAGAAATAGAAAGGTTTTCGCCAGTTCATTGCAGCTCATTTTCAGTGCGCAATAGTGGAAATAATTCTGCAGGACGGTAATGACGTCGTTATCAAAATTACCAAATGATTTCATCAGCCAGGCGATGGCCGCATTACGCGCCGAATGTTCGAACTCAGATTTCGCTACGCGGGAGTCGTATGCCAGATCGGGCTGCTCCGCGATGGCCCGCACAACTTCCAGCATTCGCTGTTTCGGCGCACTCAGGCGGGTTTGCAACATATCACACACCACCAGTGCTCCGGCATTAATAAACGGGTTGCGGGGTTTGCCTTGCTCAAGTTCCAGCTGGAGTAATGAATTGAAGGGTTGCCCTGAAGGCTCTTTACCCACGCGCGCCCAGATTTCGTGTTCATCATAACGCGCCATGGCAAGCGTCAGACTCAGCACTTTTGAAATGGATTGAATGGAGAACCGTTCTGCCGCATCCCCGGCGCTAAACATGTCGCCGTTGACCGTACAAACTGAAATTCCCAGTTTGTTTCCAGGAATTTCAGCCAACGCCGGAATGTAATCAGCGACTTTGCCCTGGCCAATGAGTGGACGAACCTGCGCCAGAATATCTTCGAGCAATTGATTATTTAAAAAGACGGGCACCACAGACTCCTGTACGGAATAACAAGCGCCGCGAGTATAACAGAGCCAGCGCTTGTGATGCAGATATATGCCCGTAACCCCGCGTAGTTAGTGCCCTTTTTGTATACCCATTGCCCGTTCTTGCCTTGCGCGTCTGACCAGTAACCAGACTCGTACCGTACGAATAGCCGCACTACGCGCAGCGGTCGTGGTGTTATCCACCTCGTTGTCGTTACAGTCACAGACCGGTTCATGATGACGCCCACCGTTAAGTGCCAGGTTGGCCACTATCGCCACCGCAGTACCAATGGTGATGCCACTGTGTAAGAACATACCAATGCCTTCGGGTAAATGTTGGAAGAGTTGTGGAACCAGCACCGGCAGCAGCCCGATACTCAGCGTTAACGCAAC
The nucleotide sequence above comes from Buttiauxella selenatireducens. Encoded proteins:
- the glsB gene encoding glutaminase B: MPVFLNNQLLEDILAQVRPLIGQGKVADYIPALAEIPGNKLGISVCTVNGDMFSAGDAAERFSIQSISKVLSLTLAMARYDEHEIWARVGKEPSGQPFNSLLQLELEQGKPRNPFINAGALVVCDMLQTRLSAPKQRMLEVVRAIAEQPDLAYDSRVAKSEFEHSARNAAIAWLMKSFGNFDNDVITVLQNYFHYCALKMSCNELAKTFLFLANQGRALHLDAPIITAQQARQINALMVTSGMYDGAGEFAYRVGMPGKSGVGGGIIAIVPQEMSIAVWCPELDASGNSLAGTAALEILAQRIGRSIF